Proteins from a genomic interval of Terriglobia bacterium:
- a CDS encoding alpha/beta fold hydrolase: MLKRNPIAVLALLVALAIGAVAADSPHYSASAGPYRVLTVDQLVLHDAARNKDLPLKIYYPEGTGPFPVIVFSHGLYGSKDAYWALAQYWASYGYACIHPSHADSRQDRGYHGTLRQAIADPGLWRSRPKDISFIIDSLPQIERLAPTLKGKLDRSRIGVGGHSYGAYTAVAIGGATVQMPGGKSPVSFADKRVRAIVVLSPQGEGEMGLTSQSWENIRVPMLAMYGSRDFGTQRRTPTWRSQPFYGAPPGDKYDVELEGATHFTFVGPMRQRGLQTPLFQCAMVETLAFWDTYLKDDEAAREYLAYEGLKSVCKAARMDRK, translated from the coding sequence ATGCTGAAACGTAACCCCATAGCCGTCCTCGCACTGCTGGTTGCTCTTGCCATCGGCGCAGTTGCCGCGGACTCGCCGCACTATAGCGCGAGCGCCGGGCCGTATCGCGTCCTTACCGTAGATCAACTGGTGCTGCACGACGCGGCGCGCAACAAGGACCTGCCGCTCAAGATCTATTATCCCGAGGGCACAGGTCCGTTTCCCGTAATCGTGTTTTCGCACGGCCTGTACGGCTCGAAGGACGCCTATTGGGCGCTGGCGCAATACTGGGCGAGCTACGGCTACGCATGCATTCATCCCTCGCACGCCGACTCCCGGCAGGACAGGGGATATCACGGCACGCTGCGCCAAGCCATCGCCGATCCCGGCCTGTGGCGCAGCCGCCCGAAAGACATTTCCTTCATCATCGACTCGCTGCCGCAGATCGAACGTCTGGCGCCCACGCTAAAAGGGAAGTTGGACCGCAGCCGCATCGGGGTCGGAGGCCACTCCTACGGAGCCTATACGGCGGTCGCCATCGGCGGCGCCACGGTGCAGATGCCCGGCGGCAAGAGCCCGGTGAGCTTCGCCGATAAGCGCGTCCGCGCCATCGTAGTGCTCTCGCCGCAAGGCGAGGGCGAAATGGGGCTGACCTCGCAATCGTGGGAAAACATCCGCGTCCCCATGCTGGCAATGTACGGCTCGCGCGACTTCGGCACCCAGCGGCGTACGCCGACCTGGCGCAGCCAGCCTTTTTACGGAGCGCCGCCCGGCGATAAGTACGACGTGGAACTCGAAGGCGCCACGCACTTCACGTTTGTCGGCCCGATGCGGCAACGCGGGCTCCAGACCCCGCTGTTCCAGTGCGCCATGGTGGAGACCCTTGCCTTCTGGGACACTTACCTGAAGGACGACGAAGCGGCCAGGGAATATCTTGCATACGAAGGCTTGAAGAGCGTCTGCAAGGCCGCCCGCATGGATCGCAAGTAA
- the pheA gene encoding prephenate dehydratase — MRIAIQGETGSFSDEAARTFLPGCSVVPCVTSSDVFDRLDSGGAAAALVPIENSLAGPVAQHLDLLLARDAFIQREFRLRIRHNLIAAPGVKLKDVRRVFSHPVALEQCRDFFRRHRQARAESFYDTAGSVRHVVGENLRDAAAIAGSRAAAVYQGRILLRGLEDDKLNFTRFFLVSRSRRVHRAANKTSIAFALKNAPGALFKALSVFALRDIDLSKIESRPFRGRPFEYVFFIDYLRADDEAARKALAHLAEIAEFVKVLGIYPAA; from the coding sequence ATGCGGATCGCAATTCAGGGCGAAACCGGATCGTTCAGCGACGAAGCCGCGCGCACTTTCCTGCCCGGCTGCTCGGTGGTGCCCTGTGTTACGTCGTCCGACGTTTTCGACCGGCTTGATTCCGGAGGCGCCGCCGCGGCCCTGGTTCCGATTGAGAACTCCCTCGCCGGGCCCGTCGCTCAGCATCTCGACCTGCTGCTGGCGCGCGACGCGTTTATCCAGCGCGAGTTTCGCCTGCGCATCCGCCACAACCTGATCGCCGCTCCCGGCGTGAAGTTGAAGGACGTGAGGCGCGTGTTTTCCCATCCTGTCGCGCTGGAGCAATGCCGCGATTTTTTCCGCCGCCACCGCCAGGCCCGCGCCGAATCGTTTTACGACACCGCGGGCAGCGTCCGGCACGTGGTGGGCGAAAACCTGCGTGACGCCGCCGCCATCGCGGGCAGCCGCGCCGCGGCCGTGTACCAGGGCCGCATCCTGCTGCGCGGCCTGGAAGACGACAAACTGAACTTCACCCGCTTTTTCCTCGTCAGCCGCTCCCGCCGCGTGCACCGCGCCGCCAACAAGACCTCGATCGCATTCGCCCTGAAAAACGCGCCCGGAGCTCTGTTCAAGGCGTTGAGCGTGTTCGCGCTGCGCGATATTGACCTGAGCAAGATCGAATCCCGCCCGTTCCGCGGCCGTCCGTTTGAATACGTGTTCTTTATCGACTATCTGCGCGCTGACGACGAGGCCGCGCGCAAGGCGCTGGCGCACCTGGCGGAGATCGCAGAATTCGTCAAGGTGCTCGGCATTTATCCGGCGGCGTAA
- a CDS encoding insulinase family protein gives MVEELRNIRREVLPNGLIVLTEEMQHIRSISIGIWIKTGSRHEEPEFNGISHFVEHMLFKGTTTRTAEDIARQVDSIGGNLDAFTAKECISFDIKVLDEHLPIAMDVLSDLVLNPVFDMKDIARERGVILEEIKMDEDNPDYLVHEIFTQNFWKDHPLGKPILGTKDTVRRFEQEPLLNYWRRFFIPNNMIISAAGNLNHERFVDLVKQKFSPLQAGKNGFLQAVPKISARIILRNKKALEQVQICVGVPSHPVGHERRYAGYILSTILGGGMSSRLFQNIRERQGLAYAIYSELNPYRDTGCLSVYAGTSRESAPKVVQCIVAEFRNLKAEAVPEEELRRAKDQLKGSLMLSLESSTARMSNLARQEMYFDRFIGLDEIVNSIEKVTRADLTQLANDFFKTESIAVTVLGNLNGLKISRDQLAA, from the coding sequence ATGGTGGAAGAACTCCGCAACATCCGGCGCGAGGTGTTGCCCAACGGTCTGATTGTGCTGACCGAGGAGATGCAGCACATCCGCTCCATCTCGATCGGCATTTGGATCAAGACCGGATCGCGGCATGAAGAACCGGAGTTCAACGGCATCTCCCACTTTGTCGAGCACATGCTCTTCAAGGGCACAACCACCCGCACGGCGGAAGACATCGCGCGGCAGGTGGATTCCATCGGCGGGAATCTCGACGCCTTCACCGCCAAGGAGTGCATCTCCTTCGACATTAAAGTCCTCGACGAGCACCTGCCCATCGCCATGGATGTGCTCAGCGACCTGGTGTTGAACCCCGTCTTCGACATGAAGGACATCGCCCGCGAGCGCGGCGTGATCCTGGAAGAGATCAAGATGGACGAGGACAACCCCGACTACCTCGTCCACGAAATCTTTACCCAGAATTTCTGGAAGGACCATCCGCTGGGCAAGCCCATCCTCGGAACCAAGGACACGGTGCGGCGCTTCGAGCAGGAGCCGCTGCTGAATTACTGGCGGCGCTTCTTCATTCCCAACAACATGATCATCTCTGCGGCCGGGAACCTGAACCATGAAAGGTTTGTGGACCTGGTGAAGCAGAAATTCTCCCCGTTGCAGGCGGGCAAAAACGGATTTCTCCAGGCAGTGCCCAAGATTTCCGCGCGCATCATCCTGCGTAACAAGAAGGCGCTGGAGCAGGTGCAGATCTGCGTCGGGGTGCCATCGCATCCCGTGGGTCACGAGCGCCGCTACGCCGGCTATATCCTGAGCACGATTCTGGGCGGCGGCATGAGCTCGCGCCTGTTCCAGAACATTCGCGAGCGTCAAGGGCTGGCCTACGCCATCTACAGCGAGCTGAATCCGTATCGCGACACCGGCTGCCTCTCCGTCTACGCGGGGACCTCGCGCGAATCAGCGCCCAAAGTCGTTCAGTGCATCGTCGCCGAATTCCGCAACTTGAAGGCGGAGGCCGTCCCCGAGGAAGAGTTGCGCCGCGCCAAGGACCAGCTCAAAGGCAGCCTGATGCTCAGCCTGGAGTCGTCCACGGCGCGCATGTCCAACCTGGCCCGTCAGGAAATGTACTTCGACCGCTTCATCGGCCTGGATGAGATCGTGAACAGCATCGAGAAGGTCACCAGGGCTGACCTGACCCAACTCGCCAATGACTTCTTCAAGACGGAATCGATCGCGGTGACCGTGCTGGGAAATTTGAACGGACTGAAGATTTCGCGCGACCAGCTCGCGGCCTGA
- a CDS encoding dodecin family protein, protein MAQKVIEVVGISKESFAKAAENAVAEAAKTIHGLKWARVAEFEMELDGKKITQFRATTRIYFDVEH, encoded by the coding sequence ATGGCGCAGAAAGTTATCGAGGTCGTCGGCATTTCCAAGGAGAGCTTCGCGAAGGCGGCGGAGAACGCGGTTGCCGAAGCAGCGAAGACCATCCACGGGCTCAAGTGGGCGCGGGTCGCTGAATTCGAGATGGAACTCGACGGAAAGAAAATTACCCAGTTTCGCGCGACCACCAGAATTTATTTTGACGTCGAGCACTGA
- a CDS encoding GNAT family N-acetyltransferase, producing MDVPAATYRLRDYRPGDLRRLWEIDQRCFARGIAYSQRELAHYIAKAGGFTVVAETAASAGDETIRPPRIVGFLVGHVLPRGVGHIVTIDVLPEARRAGIGSLLMEECETRLRAAECKAVFLETAVDNDTALRFYKRLRYSVLKTIPRYYLDSIDALLMGKKL from the coding sequence ATGGACGTTCCCGCCGCGACTTATCGCCTGCGCGACTACCGGCCCGGCGACCTCCGCCGGCTCTGGGAAATTGATCAGCGGTGCTTTGCCCGCGGCATCGCCTACTCCCAGCGCGAACTCGCTCATTACATCGCGAAAGCGGGTGGGTTCACCGTCGTCGCTGAAACCGCCGCCTCGGCTGGAGACGAAACCATTCGCCCGCCACGCATCGTAGGCTTCCTGGTAGGACACGTCCTGCCGCGCGGCGTCGGGCATATTGTCACCATTGACGTGCTTCCGGAGGCCCGGCGCGCCGGCATCGGCTCATTGCTGATGGAGGAATGCGAGACACGGCTCCGCGCCGCCGAATGTAAGGCCGTCTTCCTGGAAACCGCGGTGGATAACGACACCGCGTTGCGTTTCTACAAGCGCCTCCGCTACTCGGTGCTGAAGACCATCCCGCGCTACTATCTCGACAGCATTGACGCGCTGCTGATGGGAAAAAAACTGTAA
- the rlmN gene encoding 23S rRNA (adenine(2503)-C(2))-methyltransferase RlmN — MRERPQKELLGLDLQELTAIAVEAGQPAYRGRQLFEALYRQRVEAVDQITTLPNSFRSELTKNYASGLPQTQKKFISLDGTVRYLIGFADGQSVETVWMPEGDNGEQGDGSEAGEEEMGGPPLSRAVEHALSAIEGARQGGLERGFKRATICVSSQAGCAVNCQFCMTALLGLLRNLSAGEIVGQILRVFQDQKVSPESERINLVFMGQGEPFLNYENFMKAVRLLAAGVGIPESRMTVSTAGIVPRIRDFGGEQVRPKLAISLNASNDATRDQVMPINRKWNLATVLTAARQFPLRPRERLTFEYVLLNGVNDSVQNAREVVALIRGLNAKVNLIALNPGPEIPFSTPEDERVHAFQQTLIQAGIPTFVRRPRGRDIYAACGQLKRAEVVQISA, encoded by the coding sequence ATGCGAGAGCGACCGCAAAAAGAACTTTTAGGCCTTGATCTTCAAGAGCTTACGGCTATCGCCGTGGAAGCCGGCCAGCCCGCCTATCGCGGCCGTCAGCTGTTCGAGGCCTTGTATCGGCAGCGGGTTGAAGCGGTCGACCAAATTACGACCCTGCCCAATTCGTTCCGCTCCGAGCTAACGAAAAATTATGCTTCCGGCCTGCCGCAGACCCAAAAAAAATTCATTTCCCTGGATGGGACCGTGCGCTACCTCATCGGCTTCGCCGATGGGCAGAGCGTGGAGACCGTCTGGATGCCGGAAGGCGACAACGGAGAGCAGGGCGATGGCAGCGAGGCAGGCGAGGAAGAGATGGGTGGCCCACCCTTGTCACGCGCAGTGGAGCATGCCCTGAGCGCAATTGAAGGAGCGCGACAGGGTGGGTTAGAACGCGGGTTCAAGCGCGCGACTATCTGCGTGTCCAGCCAGGCAGGCTGTGCCGTGAATTGCCAGTTCTGCATGACGGCGTTGCTTGGACTGCTGCGCAACCTGAGCGCCGGCGAAATTGTCGGCCAGATCCTGCGTGTGTTTCAGGACCAGAAGGTCTCGCCCGAGAGCGAACGCATCAACCTGGTTTTCATGGGCCAGGGCGAGCCGTTCCTCAATTACGAAAATTTCATGAAAGCGGTGCGCCTGCTGGCGGCCGGCGTCGGCATCCCGGAATCACGCATGACGGTCTCGACCGCCGGGATCGTGCCGCGCATCCGCGACTTCGGAGGAGAACAGGTCCGCCCGAAGCTGGCGATTTCGCTGAACGCCTCCAATGATGCCACGCGCGACCAGGTGATGCCGATCAACCGCAAGTGGAACCTGGCAACGGTGCTCACGGCCGCGCGCCAGTTTCCGCTCCGGCCACGCGAACGACTTACGTTCGAATATGTACTGCTGAACGGAGTCAACGACAGCGTGCAAAACGCGCGCGAGGTCGTCGCCCTCATCCGCGGCCTGAACGCCAAGGTCAACCTGATCGCACTCAACCCGGGGCCGGAGATTCCGTTCTCTACGCCGGAGGACGAGCGCGTCCACGCCTTCCAGCAGACGCTCATCCAGGCCGGCATCCCTACCTTTGTTCGTCGTCCGCGCGGACGCGACATCTACGCCGCGTGCGGACAGCTCAAGCGCGCCGAAGTTGTGCAGATTAGTGCGTAG
- a CDS encoding tetratricopeptide repeat protein, whose translation MASVTEPAVRERWASSDLVLRMALVLAAAAYARTITFDFVFDDHLQIALNPWIQAWRFVPHYFTGHVWSFEQPAWAGNYYRPLFLLWLRVVNSMVGLTPGWWHLLTIAAHLLATWMVYRLGVKLLRSQLAAALAALLFGVNPIHVEAVAWVSGIPEILLAIFCMASLLAYLNWREHHSKTPISAKSGQMWGTGAWWMAASVAGYALAMLVKETGVVLVVIIAAHAFLFDEEMGSGASARQRSRNAIRLMLPYAVVALAYFAARWSVLRGVVSPLHHRPLGTVWLSWPKLLAFYLRQLVWPFGLSAYYDVELVKGISFHDVILPALLVAWIAALYAVVFRRSKLMLLAGMAMLAPILPAVYGAVVFQMGDFVHDRYLYLPSVALALALGGAIGRAQISQRMQVGIGMVAAVALAVSTAVQCAPWDNDLALFTHARQHAPHNVRAMEDQAEAYGILGDMESALRVQREVIEEQPNYWAGLCNLGMYYYRVGRYPEAEQALLRAIDHWPAGIKPMSANQFYFLGMSRLQMHRPQEAEGPLRRAVELRPDAAGYHYALGVVLRQQGKQDEAAVQFRAEAANRKRIDEQTKALGLDVVQ comes from the coding sequence ATGGCGAGCGTCACTGAACCGGCCGTTCGCGAGCGCTGGGCGAGCTCGGACCTGGTGCTGCGGATGGCGCTGGTACTGGCGGCGGCGGCGTACGCGCGCACCATCACCTTCGATTTCGTCTTCGACGATCACCTGCAGATCGCGCTCAATCCCTGGATTCAGGCCTGGCGTTTCGTGCCGCATTACTTCACCGGGCACGTGTGGTCGTTCGAGCAGCCGGCCTGGGCAGGGAACTACTACCGACCGCTGTTCCTGCTGTGGCTGCGGGTGGTGAATTCCATGGTCGGCCTGACCCCCGGCTGGTGGCACCTGCTGACCATCGCCGCGCACTTGCTCGCCACCTGGATGGTGTACCGGCTTGGGGTTAAGCTTTTGCGCTCGCAACTGGCCGCAGCCCTGGCCGCGCTGCTGTTCGGCGTCAATCCAATCCACGTCGAGGCGGTCGCCTGGGTGTCGGGAATTCCCGAAATCCTGCTGGCCATATTCTGCATGGCATCGTTGCTTGCGTATCTGAACTGGCGTGAGCATCACAGTAAAACGCCCATATCTGCCAAGAGCGGGCAGATGTGGGGCACCGGCGCGTGGTGGATGGCGGCGTCGGTGGCTGGTTACGCGCTCGCCATGCTGGTGAAGGAAACCGGCGTGGTACTGGTGGTGATCATCGCGGCGCACGCATTCCTGTTCGACGAAGAAATGGGCTCGGGGGCGAGCGCGCGGCAGCGATCCCGCAACGCGATTCGCCTGATGCTGCCGTATGCGGTGGTCGCACTGGCGTATTTTGCGGCGCGATGGAGCGTGCTGCGCGGCGTAGTCAGCCCGCTGCATCATCGCCCGCTGGGAACGGTGTGGCTGAGTTGGCCGAAGCTACTGGCGTTTTACCTGCGGCAGTTGGTTTGGCCGTTCGGGCTGAGCGCGTATTACGACGTCGAGCTGGTGAAGGGAATCAGCTTCCACGACGTCATCCTGCCCGCGCTGCTGGTGGCGTGGATTGCCGCACTCTACGCCGTTGTTTTCCGCCGTTCCAAGCTGATGCTGCTGGCGGGCATGGCGATGCTGGCGCCGATCCTGCCGGCGGTGTACGGGGCAGTCGTGTTCCAGATGGGCGACTTCGTCCACGATCGCTATTTGTATCTGCCTTCGGTAGCGCTGGCGCTGGCGCTGGGCGGCGCCATCGGGCGCGCCCAAATCTCGCAGCGCATGCAGGTGGGGATAGGCATGGTTGCCGCGGTTGCCTTGGCCGTTTCCACCGCGGTCCAGTGCGCGCCCTGGGACAACGACTTGGCGCTGTTTACGCATGCGCGGCAGCACGCACCGCACAATGTCCGCGCCATGGAGGACCAGGCGGAAGCCTATGGCATCCTCGGCGACATGGAAAGCGCGCTGCGGGTGCAGCGCGAAGTCATCGAAGAGCAGCCAAATTACTGGGCAGGCCTGTGCAATTTGGGAATGTACTACTATCGCGTCGGGCGCTATCCCGAGGCCGAGCAGGCCCTGCTGCGCGCCATTGACCACTGGCCCGCCGGTATCAAGCCGATGAGCGCGAACCAATTTTACTTTCTCGGCATGTCGCGGCTGCAGATGCACCGGCCGCAAGAGGCCGAGGGGCCGCTGCGCCGGGCGGTCGAACTGCGGCCCGACGCTGCCGGGTATCACTATGCCCTGGGCGTGGTGCTGCGCCAGCAGGGCAAACAGGATGAGGCAGCGGTGCAATTCCGCGCCGAGGCCGCCAACCGCAAGCGCATTGACGAGCAGACGAAAGCCTTGGGACTAGACGTGGTGCAGTAG